The following coding sequences lie in one Apium graveolens cultivar Ventura chromosome 3, ASM990537v1, whole genome shotgun sequence genomic window:
- the LOC141713255 gene encoding lipid droplet phospholipase 1-like, whose product MCFRCNLPLIISLIIVIISLIPHILRKCNLNNSGKMGTPVSSLNSIDGGEDVFSSKQSDVSSADHLVVMVHGILGSTANWKFAAEQFVRMLPDKVFVHRSEKNMAMLTLDGVDIMGKRLAEEVFELIKQNPDLRKISFVAHSLGGLAARYAIGKLYGPCKTESEGNLSADAGEESKGTIGGLVPVNFITVATPHLGSRGNKQVPFLFGVTALEKVAAGVSHWIFKRTGRHLFLTDDEDGKPPLLKRMVDDHEDCYFMSGLRSFKRRVAYSNAGYDHIVGWRTASIRRAVELPKWEDSVNEKYPHIVHEELCKACDDERGYHIPVGVDSLENLEEELVTGLSRVSWEKVDVSFHSSSILRFAAHSVIQVKDENMHSEGADVIQHIIDHFHV is encoded by the exons ATGTGCTTTCGTTGTAACCTACCACTGATTATTAGTTTGATCATTGTGATTATATCATTAATTCCCCATATACTACGAAAATGCAATTTAAATAATTCGGGAAAAATGGGAACACCAGTTTCCTCATTGAATTCGATAGACGGCGGAGAAGATGTGTTCTCTTCCAAACAATCCGATGTTTCCTCAGCCGATCATcttgttgttatggttcatggAATTTTAGGAAG TACTGCAAATTGGAAGTTCGCTGCTGAACAATTTGTGAGAATGCTTCCAGACAAAGTATTTGTTCACC gCAGCGAAAAGAATATGGCTATGCTAACGTTAGATGGCGTGGACATAATGGGTAAGAGATTGGCTGAGGAG GTCTTTGAACTGATTAAACAGAATCCAGATCTGCGTAAAATTTCATTTGTTGCTCATTCATTGGGAGGATTGGCAGCAAGATATGCCATAGGGAAATTATATGGGCCTTGCAAAACTGAAAGTGAAGGTAATTTATCAGCTGATGCTGGTGAGGAGTCAAAGGGGACAATAGGTGGTTTAGTGCCAGTTAACTTTATTACCGTTGCCACGCCTCATCTTGGTTCAAGAGGTAACAAACAG GTTCCGTTTTTGTTTGGTGTAACCGCACTTGAGAAAGTTGCAGCCGGGGTTAGCCATTGGATATTCAAGAGAACTGGACGCCATTTATTTCTTACTGATGATGAAGATGGAAAGCCGCCACTGCTGAAGCGTATGGTGGACGATCATGAGGATTGCTATTTTAT GTCTGGACTACGTTCATTTAAACGTCGCGTAGCATATTCAAATGCTGGTTATGACC ATATTGTTGGCTGGAGAACAGCATCCATCAGGCGAGCAGTTGAACTGCCCAAG TGGGAGGACTCTGTGAATGAAAAGTACCCTCATATCGTGCATGAAGAACTTTGCAAGGCATGTGATGATGAGCGTGGCTATCACATACCGGTTGGAGTCGACAGCTTAGAAAACTTAGAAG AGGAACTGGTGACTGGCCTGTCTCGTGTGTCCTGGGAAAAGGTTGATGTTAGCTTTCACAGCAGTAGTATACTGCGCTTTGCTGCTCATAGTGTTATTCAG GTCAAGGATGAGAACATGCATTCGGAAGGCGCAGATGTTATTCAACATATAATTGATCATTTTCATGTCTAG